From Antedon mediterranea chromosome 9, ecAntMedi1.1, whole genome shotgun sequence, a single genomic window includes:
- the LOC140058887 gene encoding uncharacterized protein, translated as MSRFGVPVFPSSRDTPSQGYSGHIQEHVPDELPLPPYSTNDRGIYRPTHDNRSSYNNRSYYDVDNSVQRQSANQQSSKLGNYQSNQQTPSNVHNHVPPPTYHSPKNFNSQRIRPEAVNEIRNHRISQAASTLQSPTKDSGKQRMNYGAADNNLHSPTKYSNQNVNHGSTLQSTVGLGNQRIYQSDSAGNPQNERIDYGPTNYYQSKNKSNQQSPTQSGRVNYLDEPNNTLVGNSRISHAMSGNAYAPADVGNHGISHAVAGNPQSLADVGNHRISHAKAANVQSPAYASNHGISQAMADIAHSPNEVSNHRLSHMMAANPQSLSDVGNHRINHTIAANPHSLSDVGNHRISNAPMYASNHGIRDTMPGNDHSPNEVGNHRISHTIGASDHSPNEVGNRKIGHTPAIRHQSSKKFGSQKKINGYADNLQSPGEVDKHVKNQAAIATHIPEQVAKNMDGDVTHDTKPKTPPQDTHPFRLHRSLPLNDTESTHLFTFLLNLNNIDGLRETPVRSSVASYQGHKWYLTTGVYSNDNGVEFLGVFLYWLTTQNHNVGGNEVEIKCRTDYRIIVRNVINPAESKISEGAQMEYSPSMTTGWGKRELITLHELCSRGNGFINEPGSLVIVELAMKSCTTTFEHRIDVSHLGTQTFQDQSQYPAHFTPNFALGAYEFYLSVYPRGDRDKARNCVSMYLHRYSSSSDLLGCRVRFRFFVGKRVSPSSGASFDYVFKENKGYGKYKAFEPLTNTDFMNRSSILTIGVDIVSITPLAQVEVPLVTRGYYHTDNFVFDEVVFPDHLFNYWKLSVDNSNAMLQFKFDTEDKEMLQTTDKSCTKFLQWRAFVISRKDKKKSKAVLACPLTSFFSRHLFDTEITMSTQIPLQTAKELNGDYCTKQEPSLLIRIEILDLQDLPEAVHEQPILHFERIQLYHMRDGFRRCMKVQNRLEAQIEELKKKMNELLQERRVGKEEAFQHLQAILQMHENVLNATSPTALPHSLEVPSEASEPLSDSIDGNLNNMSWLPPPFVSSQHVPETIEADPHAGIMQTDL; from the exons ATGAGCCGCTTTGGAGTACCAGTTTTTCCATCAAGTAGGGACACTCCATCTCAGGGATACAGTGGTCATATTCAAGAACATGTTCCAGATGAGTTACCACTGCCACCATATTCTACAAATGACAGAGGAATCTATAGACCAACTCACGATAATAGATCTAGTTACAATAACAGATCTTATTATGATGTTGACAATTCTGTGCAGCGTCAATCAGCCAATCAGCAATCATCTAAACTTGGTAATTATCAATCAAACCAACAAACACCGAGCAATGTTCATAACCATGTACCACCACCAACTTACCATTCACCAAAAAACTTCAATAGCCAGAGAATAAGACCTGAAGCAGTGAATGAAATCCGCAATCATAGAATTAGCCAAGCTGCATCTACTCTCCAATCACCAACTAAAGATAGTGGCAAACAAAGAATGAATTATGGAGCTGCTGATAACAACCTGCATTCACCTACTAAGTATAGTAACCAGAATGTCAACCATGGATCAACTCTGCAATCAACAGTTGGACTTGGGAATCAACGGATTTACCAGTCAGATTCTGCTGGTAATCCTCAAAATGAACGGATTGATTATGGACCCACAAATTACTATCAATCCAAAAATAAATCTAATCAACAATCACCAACTCAAAGTGGTAGGGTTAATTATTTGGATGAACCCAACAACACCTTGGTTGGTAACAGTAGGATTAGCCATGCAATGTCAGGCAATGCTTATGCTCCAGCTGATGTCGGTAACCATGGGATTAGCCATGCAGTGGCAGGTAATCCTCAATCTCTAGCTGATGTTGGTAACCATAGGATTAGCCATGCAAAGGCAGCTAATGTTCAATCTCCAGCTTATGCTAGTAACCATGGGATTAGCCAGGCAATGGCAGATATTGCTCATTCTCCAAATGAGGTTAGCAACCACAGGCTTAGCCATATGATGGCAGCTAATCCTCAATCTCTATCTGATGTCGGTAACCACAGGATTAACCATACAATAGCAGCAAATCCTCACTCTCTATCTGATGTCGGTAACCATAGAATTAGCAATGCTCCAATGTATGCTAGTAACCATGGGATTAGAGATACAATGCCAGGTAATGATCATTCTCCAAACGAGGTTGGTAACCATAGGATTAGCCATACAATTGGAGCCAGTGACCATTCTCCAAACGAGGTTGGTAACCGCAAGATAGGTCACACACCAGCAATCAGGCACCAATCATCAAAAAAGTTTGGTAGTCAGAAAAAGATAAATGGATATGCAGATAATCTCCAATCTCCTGGTGAGGTTGATAAACATGTTAAAAACCAGGCAGCTATTGCAACCCATATACCAGAGCAAGTTGCAAAAAACATGGATGGAGACGTAACTCATGACACAAAACCAAAAACACCGCCACAAGACACCCACCCATTTAGACTTCATAGGTCTTTACCTTTAAATGACACTGAAAGTACGCAcctgtttacatttttgttaaatctGAACAATATTGATGGTCTACGAGAAACACCAGTAAGATCGTCAGTTGCCTCATACCAAGGCCATAAATGGTATCTGACAACCGGCGTGTATTCAAACGATAATGGCGTGGAATTTCTAGGTGTATTCCTTTATTGGTTAACAACTCAGAACCATAATGTGGGTGGTAATGAAGTGGAGATTAAGTGCCGAACAGATTATCGTATTATTGTTCGTAACGTCATCAATCCCGCAGAAAGTAAAATATCTGAAGGTGCTCAGATGGAGTACAGCCCTTCCATGACAACAGGATGGGGGAAGCGTGAATTGATAACGTTACATGAACTCTGTTCTCGTGGGAATGGTTTTATAAATGAACCAGGGAGCTTAGTTATCGTTGAGTTAGCGATGAAGTCTTGTACAACTACTTTTGAACATCGCATAGATGTTTCACATCTCGGCACACAAACATTTCAAGATCAGAGTCAATATCCAGCTCATTTCACCCCAAATTTTGCGCTTGGTGCTTATGAGTTCTATTTATCTGTTTACCCACGCGGTGATAGAGATAAAGCCAGAAATTGCGTGTCGATGTATCTTCATCGTTATTCAAGTTCCTCTGATCTTTTAGGCTGCAGAGTAAGATTTCGTTTTTTTGTTGGGAAGCGTGTTTCACCGTCAAGCGGTGCCTCATTTGATTACGTTTTCAAAGAAAACAAAGGATACGGTAAATACAAAGCATTTGAACCGCTTACTAATACTGATTTTATGAATCGGTCATCAATTTTGACTATTGGTGTAGATATTGTATCAATTACACCACTTGCTCAGGTTGAAGTACCTTTAGTTACAAGAGGTTATTACCATACTGACAACTTTGTGTTTGATGAGGTAGTCTTCCCTGACCATCTTTTTAACTATTGGAAGCTTTCTGTAGATAACAGCAACGCAATGCTTCAATTCAAGTTTGATACAGAGGATAAGGAAATGTTACAAACTACAGACAAGAGTTGCACCAAATTTTTACAATGGAGAGCGTTTGTCATTTCACgtaaagataaaaagaaaagtaaAGCAGTGCTGGCATGCCCTTTGACCTCATTCTTTTCAAGACATCTTTTTGATACTGAAATCACCATGTCCACTCAGATTCCATTGCAAACT GCCAAGGAATTAAATGGTGATTATTGCACCAAGCAAGAGCCTTCTTTGCTAATTCGAATTGAGATACTGGATTTACAAGACTTGCCAGAGGCAGTACATGAACAGCCTATACTTCACTTTGAACGGATACAGCTTTATCATATGAG gGATGGTTTTCGCCGATGCATGAAAGTACAAAATAGATTGGAGGCACAGATAGaagaattaaagaaaaaaatgaatgaactaCTTCAAGAAAGGAGAGTTGGTAAAGAAGAAGCATTCCAACACTTGCAAGCTATTCTGCAG ATGCACGAAAACGTACTTAATGCAACGTCACCAACAGCACTACCCCACAGTCTTGAGGTTCCATCAGAAGCTAGCGAGCCACTCTCGGACTCAATTGATGGTAATTTGAATAACATGTCATGGTTACCACCCCCTTTTGTCAGCAGCCAGCATGTTCCTGAAACAATTGAAGCAGATCCACATGCAGGGATAATGCAAActgatttataa
- the LOC140058749 gene encoding MTRF1L release factor glutamine methyltransferase-like isoform X3: MQKLFFSRTLCRRCCYFIFGGNHKHVYPSTLLLDAENRSLNSNESHPCTPKSLIQHWTAILKSKFVPDYEHDVKAIVLHTLKGTASDHILDEGINNRNVSLHKKYEQQISVDLISEINKLCNKRANRMPLQYVIGEWDFRELTLTMAPPVFIPRPETEVLVDQIKDYQLTKVNNDNMSFLEIGCGSGAISLSLLQEFPNASAVAIDSSNDAVKLTLENCKSNPPYVFTDDMDKLQPEISRYEDHSALDGGIDGLNVIKRIIHLARFVLKPSGVIWFETDSKHPQMIKNWLEKQPQMNVKYITSFTDFNESYFLFLSSGLDLCNCAINQHLYMLLPTLKVINLTALAYHKHYVQ, from the exons ATGCAGAAATTATTCTTTAGTAGGACATTATGTAGACGCTGTTGTTACTTTATATTCGGTGGTAACCATAAACATGTCTACCCTTCTACATTGTTGCTGGATGCTGAGAATAGATCTCTTAATTCTAACGAAAGTCATCCATGTACACCAAAGTCATTGATTCAACATTGGACAGCAATATTAAAGAGTAAATTTGTCCCAGATTATGAACATGATGTTAAAGCCATTGTATTGCATACACTCAAGGGGACAGCCAGTGATCATATCCTGGATGAAGGCATTAACAATAGAAAT gtTTCTCTTCATAAGAAGTATGAACAGCAGATCTCTGTTGACTTGATATCTGAAATCAACAAGTTATGCAACAAAAGGGCTAATAG GATGCCGCTACAGTATGTGATAGGTGAATGGGATTTCCGAGAATTGACGCTGACGATGGCGCCACCTGTGTTTATTCCTCGGCCAGAAACTGAG GTTCTGGTTGACCAGATCAAAGATTACCAACTGACAAAAGTGAATAATGACAACATGAGTTTCTTAGAGATTGGTTGTGGTTCAGGAGCCATTTCATTGTCACTCTTACAGGAGTTTCCAAAT GCATCTGCTGTCGCGATTGATTCTAGCAATGACGCAGTCAAACTGACACTTGAAAATTGTAAAAG TAATCCTCCTTATGTCTTCACTGATGATATGGATAAGTTACAGCCAGAAATATCAAG ATATGAAGACCATAGTGCTCTTGACGGTGGCATTGATGGTTTGAACGTAATCAAAAGAATTATACATTTGGCTAGGTTTGTACTTAAGCCATCAGGAGTGATATGGTTTGAGACAGATAGCAAACACCCGCAGATGATCAAGAACTGGTTAGAAAAACAGCCACAAATGAATGTTAAATATATTACAAGTTTTACAGATTTTAATGAAAG ttattttctctttttatcttCAGGCCTAGATTTGTGCAACTGTGCTATAAACCAGCATTTGTACATGCTGCTACCAACTCTTAAAGTCATCAATTTGACTGCTCTAGCTTATCACAAACATTATGTCCAGTGA
- the LOC140058749 gene encoding MTRF1L release factor glutamine methyltransferase-like isoform X1, translating into MQKLFFSRTLCRRCCYFIFGGNHKHVYPSTLLLDAENRSLNSNESHPCTPKSLIQHWTAILKSKFVPDYEHDVKAIVLHTLKGTASDHILDEGINNRNVSLHKKYEQQISVDLISEINKLCNKRANRMPLQYVIGEWDFRELTLTMAPPVFIPRPETEVLVDQIKDYQLTKVNNDNMSFLEIGCGSGAISLSLLQEFPNASAVAIDSSNDAVKLTLENCKRYHCADRLRVYQHHLGTIYPEFLLSLPKFDFIVSNPPYVFTDDMDKLQPEISRYEDHSALDGGIDGLNVIKRIIHLARFVLKPSGVIWFETDSKHPQMIKNWLEKQPQMNVKYITSFTDFNESYFLFLSSGLDLCNCAINQHLYMLLPTLKVINLTALAYHKHYVQ; encoded by the exons ATGCAGAAATTATTCTTTAGTAGGACATTATGTAGACGCTGTTGTTACTTTATATTCGGTGGTAACCATAAACATGTCTACCCTTCTACATTGTTGCTGGATGCTGAGAATAGATCTCTTAATTCTAACGAAAGTCATCCATGTACACCAAAGTCATTGATTCAACATTGGACAGCAATATTAAAGAGTAAATTTGTCCCAGATTATGAACATGATGTTAAAGCCATTGTATTGCATACACTCAAGGGGACAGCCAGTGATCATATCCTGGATGAAGGCATTAACAATAGAAAT gtTTCTCTTCATAAGAAGTATGAACAGCAGATCTCTGTTGACTTGATATCTGAAATCAACAAGTTATGCAACAAAAGGGCTAATAG GATGCCGCTACAGTATGTGATAGGTGAATGGGATTTCCGAGAATTGACGCTGACGATGGCGCCACCTGTGTTTATTCCTCGGCCAGAAACTGAG GTTCTGGTTGACCAGATCAAAGATTACCAACTGACAAAAGTGAATAATGACAACATGAGTTTCTTAGAGATTGGTTGTGGTTCAGGAGCCATTTCATTGTCACTCTTACAGGAGTTTCCAAAT GCATCTGCTGTCGCGATTGATTCTAGCAATGACGCAGTCAAACTGACACTTGAAAATTGTAAAAG ATACCATTGTGCTGATAGGTTACGTGTATACCAACATCATCTTGGTACTATCTACCCAGAATTTCTGTTATCACTtccaaaatttgattttattgtcAGTAATCCTCCTTATGTCTTCACTGATGATATGGATAAGTTACAGCCAGAAATATCAAG ATATGAAGACCATAGTGCTCTTGACGGTGGCATTGATGGTTTGAACGTAATCAAAAGAATTATACATTTGGCTAGGTTTGTACTTAAGCCATCAGGAGTGATATGGTTTGAGACAGATAGCAAACACCCGCAGATGATCAAGAACTGGTTAGAAAAACAGCCACAAATGAATGTTAAATATATTACAAGTTTTACAGATTTTAATGAAAG ttattttctctttttatcttCAGGCCTAGATTTGTGCAACTGTGCTATAAACCAGCATTTGTACATGCTGCTACCAACTCTTAAAGTCATCAATTTGACTGCTCTAGCTTATCACAAACATTATGTCCAGTGA
- the LOC140058749 gene encoding MTRF1L release factor glutamine methyltransferase-like isoform X2 produces the protein MQKLFFSRTLCRRCCYFIFGGNHKHVYPSTLLLDAENRSLNSNESHPCTPKSLIQHWTAILKSKFVPDYEHDVKAIVLHTLKGTASDHILDEGINNRNVSLHKKYEQQISVDLISEINKLCNKRANRMPLQYVIGEWDFRELTLTMAPPVFIPRPETEVLVDQIKDYQLTKVNNDNMSFLEIGCGSGAISLSLLQEFPNASAVAIDSSNDAVKLTLENCKRYHCADRLRVYQHHLGTIYPEFLLSLPKFDFIVSNPPYVFTDDMDKLQPEISRYEDHSALDGGIDGLNVIKRIIHLARFVLKPSGVIWFETDSKHPQMIKNWLEKQPQMNVKYITSFTDFNERPRFVQLCYKPAFVHAATNS, from the exons ATGCAGAAATTATTCTTTAGTAGGACATTATGTAGACGCTGTTGTTACTTTATATTCGGTGGTAACCATAAACATGTCTACCCTTCTACATTGTTGCTGGATGCTGAGAATAGATCTCTTAATTCTAACGAAAGTCATCCATGTACACCAAAGTCATTGATTCAACATTGGACAGCAATATTAAAGAGTAAATTTGTCCCAGATTATGAACATGATGTTAAAGCCATTGTATTGCATACACTCAAGGGGACAGCCAGTGATCATATCCTGGATGAAGGCATTAACAATAGAAAT gtTTCTCTTCATAAGAAGTATGAACAGCAGATCTCTGTTGACTTGATATCTGAAATCAACAAGTTATGCAACAAAAGGGCTAATAG GATGCCGCTACAGTATGTGATAGGTGAATGGGATTTCCGAGAATTGACGCTGACGATGGCGCCACCTGTGTTTATTCCTCGGCCAGAAACTGAG GTTCTGGTTGACCAGATCAAAGATTACCAACTGACAAAAGTGAATAATGACAACATGAGTTTCTTAGAGATTGGTTGTGGTTCAGGAGCCATTTCATTGTCACTCTTACAGGAGTTTCCAAAT GCATCTGCTGTCGCGATTGATTCTAGCAATGACGCAGTCAAACTGACACTTGAAAATTGTAAAAG ATACCATTGTGCTGATAGGTTACGTGTATACCAACATCATCTTGGTACTATCTACCCAGAATTTCTGTTATCACTtccaaaatttgattttattgtcAGTAATCCTCCTTATGTCTTCACTGATGATATGGATAAGTTACAGCCAGAAATATCAAG ATATGAAGACCATAGTGCTCTTGACGGTGGCATTGATGGTTTGAACGTAATCAAAAGAATTATACATTTGGCTAGGTTTGTACTTAAGCCATCAGGAGTGATATGGTTTGAGACAGATAGCAAACACCCGCAGATGATCAAGAACTGGTTAGAAAAACAGCCACAAATGAATGTTAAATATATTACAAGTTTTACAGATTTTAATGAAAG GCCTAGATTTGTGCAACTGTGCTATAAACCAGCATTTGTACATGCTGCTACCAACTCTTAA
- the LOC140059474 gene encoding ubiquitin carboxyl-terminal hydrolase 15-like, with protein sequence MAEGGAPKLDEQKKEIFDLIKTPLRKGDTWYLVDSKWFKQWKKYVGYDSWDMYNVGQETAFPGPVDNSQLLKLMDEGSVLKENLIDDLDYVLVPTSAWEKLILWYGIMEGQEPIARKVVEHGMFVKHCKVEVYLMELKLCKNSNPTDCVSKQFSKADTIETIESVMRDAFNISDKTEIRIWNKYMSNTYEQLAKKDNTVQDAGLYQGQVLVVEQKNDDGSWPRQTTNSYSSSSTSSTSRSTGSSSRSSGYGSSYSSSYSSSSYDYGGSRGSAKPGLCGLSNLGNTCFMNSALQCMSNVPPLTRYFVVNSHEQELNENNPLGMKGEIARAYAELIKQMWCGRYSYTVPRNFKMQVGRFAPQFSGYQQQDSQELLGFLLDGLHEDLNRIKKKPYIELKEGDGRPDHEVSKEAWDNHLQRNNSIIVDFFHGLFKSTLDCPTCHKRSVTFDPFCFLTLPLPIIDKERILEVFVVRMDPTFKPIQMKVTVPKMGVVSDLCKAVHTITNINEDMMVVTDVYNHRFHKVFGMDVRLETILDRDDIFVYEVPVNTPDHPETLILPIYLRERGGTYYSSGGTTLFGQPMLIPVNRNDTTYDDLYNIIMHKMSRYVRQPLNDDWYLKNGKEDDEENKDEHQENGEMDSTSDSEDVNDNEEQQETKESERNGVVDEDNKSNKTKQRKRLFSMVQVNSYGSSDISKVKDDAKPIKFTNRTYIALDWVAEAKRQFYLSEEAEAFEKHESVKNTVRKKPVIKLDDCIKLFLTKEQLGKDDLWYCPECKEHRQAYKKFDLWKLPKILVINLKRFSYNRYWRDKLDAHVVYPVENFNIKEYVLNEDGGPFVYDLLGVVNHYGGLGGGHYTAYAKNIEDQQWYNFDDSSVSAVDKDSVISKAGYVLFYMRKDPDDARHRRVSASLASPEEDDDIPDTSTNDDQAEEEEEDMETDPS encoded by the exons ATGGCGGAAGGTGGTGCGCCGAAGTTAGATGAGCAGAAGAAGGAAATATTTGACTTGATTAAAACGCCACTACGTAAAGGAGATACATG gTATTTGGTGGACAGTAAATGGTTCAAACAATGGAAGAAATATGTTGGATATGACAGTTGGGACATGTACAATGTGGGTCAGGAAACTGCTTTCCCAGGACCAGTAGATAACTCCCAGCTCTTAAAAT TGATGGATGAAGGTTCTGTGTTGAAAGAAAACCTTATAGATGACTTGGATTATGTATTGGTGCCAACAAGTGCATGGGAGAAACTCATACTCTGGTATGGTATTATGGAAGGACAAGAACCGATAGCTCGTAAGGTGGTTGAACATGGAATGTTTGTAAAGCATTGCAAGGTAGAAGTGTACCTGATGGAGTTAAAACTCTGTAAAAATAGCAATCCAACTGATTGTGTCAGCAAGCAGTTTAGCAAAGCAGATACCATTG AAACAATTGAAAGTGTAATGAGAGATGCTTTTAATATATCAGACAAGACTGAGATTAGAATATGGAATAAATACATGAGTAATACATATGAACAACTAGCAAAGAAAGATAACACAGTACAAGATGCTGGACTCTATCAGGGACAG GTTTTAGTTGTGgaacaaaaaaatgatgatggATCATGGCCAAGGCAAACAACAAACTCTTACTCTTCTTCTTCAACAAGTAGTACAAGCAGATCTACTGGTAGCAGTTCCAG GTCTTCTGGTTATGGTAGCAGTTACAGCAGTTCATATTCATCGTCTTCATATGACTATGGCGGAAGCAGAGGCAGCGCCAAACCTGGATTGTGTGGTCTTAGTAACTTAGGAAATACATGTTTTATGAATTCTGCTCTGCAATGTATGAGCAATGTCCCTCCGTTGACAAGATATTTTGTTG TGAATAGTCATGAGCAAGAACTGAATGAAAATAACCCATTGGGTATGAAAGGTGAGATAGCCAGGGCTTATGCAGAACTCATTAAGCAAATGTGGTGTGGACGATACAGTTATACTGTTCCTAGAAATTTTAaa ATGCAGGTTGGCCGTTTTGCACCTCAGTTTTCTGGCTACCAACAGCAGGACTCACAGGAGCTTCTTGGATTCTTACTGGATGGTTTACATGAAGACTTAAacagaataaagaaaaaacctTATATTGAACTCAAAGAGGGTGATGGCCGACCAGACCAT GAAGTTTCCAAAGAAGCTTGGGACAACCATTTGCAAAGAAATAATTCAATTATAGTTGATTTTTTCCATGGATTGTTCAAGTCAACGTTAGACTGTCCGACATGTCACAAGCGGTCAGTAACATTTGACCCTTTCTGCTTTTTGACGCTCCCACTTCCCATCATTGATAAAGAAAGGATTCTGGAAGTGTTTGTTGTTCGCATGGATCCAACTTTTAAACCAATCCAG ATGAAAGTAACTGTTCCAAAAATGGGTGTGGTTTCAGACCTATGTAAAGCTGTTCATACCATAACCAATATAAATGAAGACATG ATGGTAGTAACTGATGTGTACAATCACAGATTTCATAAAGTATTTGGTATGGATGTTCGATTGGAGACAATTCTTGATAGAGATGACATTTTTGT ATATGAAGTGCCTGTAAATACACCAGATCATCCAGAAACACTCATCCTACCAATCTATTTAAGGGAAAGAGG tgGTACTTATTATTCAAGTGGTGGAACTACCTTATTTGGACAGCCAATGTTAATACCAGTGAATCGCAATGACACAACATATGATGACCTCTACAATATTATAATGCACAAAATGAG TCGATATGTTAGGCAACCTTTAAATGACGATTGGTATTTGAAAAATGGTAAAGAGGATGATGAAGAAAATAAAGATGAACATCAAGAGAATGGTG AAATGGACTCGACCTCTGATAGTGAAGATGTTAATGACAATGAAGAGCAGCAAGAGACAAAGGAATCAGAAAGGAATGGTGTCGTTGATGAAGACaataaatcaaacaaaacaaaacaacgcAAACGACTGTTTTCAATGGTCCAAGTGAACTCCTATGGAAGTTCAGATATATCCAAAGTTAAAGATGATGCAAAACCAATTAAGTTCACCA ATCGCACATACATTGCTCTTGATTGGGTAGCAGAAGCTAAGCGGCAGTTTTATTTATCTGAAGAAGCTGAAGCATTTGAGAAACATGAAAGTGTAAAGAACACTGTGCGCAAGAAACCAGTTATTAAATTAGATGACTGTATTAAACTATTTCTAACAAAAGAGCAGCTTGGTAAAGATGATCTATG GTACTGTCCAGAATGTAAAGAACATCGACAAGCTTACAAGAAGTTTGACTTGTGGAAGTTACCAAAAATACTTGTAATCAATTTAAAACGATTCTCCTACAATCGTTATTGGAGGGACAAACTAGATGCCCATGTTGTATATCCTGTAGA AAATTTCAACATAAAGGAATATGTGTTAAATGAGGATGGCGGACCATTTGTATATGATCTATTAGGAGTTGTGAACCATTATGGTGGCCTAGGTGGAGGCCATT ACACAGCCTATGCAAAGAATATAGAGGACCAACAGTGGTATAATTTTGATGACAGCTCAGTATCAGCTGTAGACAAAGACAGTGTTATT TCCAAAGCAGGATATGTGCTGTTTTATATGCGCAAAGATCCAGATGATGCACGGCACCGCCGTGTTTCTGCTTCATTAGCTTCACCCGAAGAAGATGACGATATACCGGACACATCCACCAACGACGATCAAGCggaggaggaagaagaagaTATGGAGACAGACCCAAGTTAA